Proteins encoded in a region of the Sulfurimonas marina genome:
- the lsrK gene encoding autoinducer-2 kinase → MDKYLLAIDAGTGSVRAVLFDTLGNQIAVSQREWTHLEEEGVPNSMSFDFQTNWQLTCECISDVITCSSIDPKDILALSATSMREGIVLYDKEGNELWGVANVDARASKEVEYLKNNFEGLEEKFYQESGQTFALGALPRLLWLKNNRAEVYEKVASISMIGDWILAKLSGVIASDPSNGGTTGIFSLQDRTWDANMASEIGLKDTIFPHVLEVGEVVGTVTLEASKQTRLDQSTKVVMGGGDVQLGTAGLGVVKKGDVAVLGGSFWQQVVNISSSVKPPKDMGLRVNPHVVNGLSQAEGITFFSGLIMRWFRDAFCDLEKLEAEKSRKDVYAIMEEKAMEIPAGSYGILPIFSDEMKYGKWYHASPSFLNLSLDSEKSNKYSMFRSLEENAAIVSSINLENIKKFSGVEFKEIVFAGGASKGSLWSQILADVTGYTVKIPKVTEATALGAAMAAGVGAGIYSSLVEASEKLVEWDKTLTPNFENKKVYDELKEKWQSAYEVQLKLVDDNITTSMWKAPGV, encoded by the coding sequence ATGGACAAATACTTACTTGCAATAGATGCCGGAACAGGAAGTGTCCGTGCAGTACTTTTTGATACTTTAGGAAATCAGATCGCAGTTTCTCAAAGAGAATGGACACATCTTGAAGAGGAAGGTGTACCTAACTCTATGAGTTTTGATTTTCAAACGAACTGGCAGCTTACGTGTGAGTGTATTTCAGATGTGATCACTTGTTCATCTATTGATCCAAAAGATATATTAGCCCTTAGTGCTACAAGTATGCGCGAGGGGATTGTTCTTTATGATAAAGAAGGTAATGAACTTTGGGGTGTGGCAAATGTTGATGCACGTGCTTCAAAAGAGGTGGAGTATCTGAAAAATAATTTCGAGGGTTTAGAGGAGAAGTTTTACCAGGAAAGTGGACAAACTTTTGCTCTCGGTGCCTTGCCACGTCTTCTGTGGCTGAAAAATAATAGAGCTGAAGTTTATGAAAAAGTTGCCTCTATCTCTATGATTGGAGATTGGATACTTGCAAAACTCTCAGGTGTGATCGCATCTGATCCAAGTAACGGTGGGACTACAGGGATTTTTAGTTTACAAGATCGCACTTGGGATGCCAATATGGCGAGTGAAATTGGTCTAAAAGATACAATCTTTCCTCATGTATTAGAAGTTGGTGAAGTGGTTGGCACTGTAACACTGGAAGCTTCAAAGCAAACACGACTTGACCAATCTACTAAAGTAGTAATGGGTGGGGGTGATGTGCAGCTTGGAACAGCTGGACTTGGCGTAGTGAAAAAGGGGGATGTAGCAGTTCTAGGCGGGAGTTTTTGGCAGCAGGTAGTGAACATTAGTTCATCTGTTAAACCACCTAAAGATATGGGATTACGTGTCAATCCTCATGTTGTAAATGGTCTTTCACAAGCTGAGGGAATCACTTTTTTTTCAGGGCTTATTATGCGATGGTTTCGGGATGCTTTTTGCGATCTTGAAAAACTGGAAGCTGAAAAAAGCAGAAAAGATGTGTATGCGATTATGGAAGAAAAAGCGATGGAGATCCCTGCGGGTTCATATGGAATATTACCTATCTTTTCAGATGAAATGAAATATGGAAAATGGTACCATGCATCTCCGAGTTTTTTAAATCTTTCTCTTGATAGTGAAAAATCAAACAAGTACTCTATGTTTCGATCATTAGAAGAAAATGCGGCGATAGTTTCAAGCATTAACTTGGAAAATATTAAAAAATTCAGCGGTGTTGAGTTTAAAGAGATCGTATTTGCAGGTGGAGCGAGTAAGGGGTCTCTTTGGTCACAGATACTCGCTGATGTAACGGGATATACGGTAAAAATCCCAAAAGTGACTGAAGCTACTGCTCTTGGTGCTGCTATGGCTGCAGGTGTTGGAGCGGGAATTTATAGCTCTTTGGTGGAAGCGTCTGAGAAGTTAGTAGAGTGGGATAAAACTTTGACACCGAATTTTGAGAACAAAAAAGTTTATGACGAGCTAAAAGAAAAATGGCAAAGTGCTTATGAAGTACAATTAAAGCTAGTTGATGATAATATCACGACTTCAATGTGGAAGGCTCCGGGAGTTTAA